Within Lolium rigidum isolate FL_2022 chromosome 5, APGP_CSIRO_Lrig_0.1, whole genome shotgun sequence, the genomic segment gaaatgctcaGCCTCCTCAGCCGCACCAGACTCCACGACCCCGCCCGCCGCGTCATGCGCCTCATGATCCGACGCAGGGTGAGGCACGGCCCACGGCAGTTCGCGCACCTCATGCTCTCGTACAGCCGCGCCGGGAAGCTCCGCTCCGCGATGCGCGTGCTCCAGCTCATGCAGAAGGACGGGTGCGCGCCTGACATTTCGATTTGCAACGTGGCTGTGAATGTGCTCGTTGTGGCTGGGCGGGTTGACAAGGCGCTCGAGTTTGCTGACCGGATGCGCCGCGTCGAGGTCGAGCCGGACGTAGTCACGTACAATTGCCTCATCAAGGGGCTGTGTAGCGCTCGGCGGGTTGTTGAGGCGACAGAGATGATCGGTGCAATGTTACAAAATGGGTGCCCACCCGATAAGATTACCTATTATACAGTGATGGGCTTCTTGTGCAAGGAGAAGAGGGTGGCAGAGGTGCGGGGTTTGCTCGACAAGATGAGGAATGATGCAGGCCTATTTCCAGATCAGGTTACCTATAACATGCTCATCCATGTGCTTGCGAAGCATGGTCACGCAGACGAGGCCTTGGAGTTCTTGAGGGACTCAGAGGGGAAAAGATTTCGTGTTGATGAGGTTGGATATAGTGCGGTTGTGCACTCCTTTTGTTTGAATGGGAGGATGGCTGAGGCAAAGGAGATTGTAGGTGAGATGATCTCAAAAGGATGTCACCCTGATGTTGTAACATACAGTGCAGTTGTTGATGGGTTCTGCCGGATCGGGGAGATCGATCAAGCTAGGAAGATGATGAAGCATATGTATAAGAATGGTTGCAAGCCAAACATAGTGACACACACCGCCCTGTTAAATGGTCTCTGTAAAGCTGGGAAAACTTCAGAGGCTTgggagttgctaaacaacagcggAGAGGAGTGGTGGACTCCGAGTGATATCACCTACAGTGTGGTAATGCATGGGTTTAGAAGAGAAGGGAAACTAAAGGAATCATGCGATGTTGTAGCACAGATGTTGCAGAAGGGTTTCTTCCCCACTACCGTGGAGATTAACTTGCTGATCCATGCGTTATGCAAGGAAGGAAAGTCGGCAGAGGCCAAAGACTTCATGGAGCAGTGCCAAAGCAAAGGTTGTACCATTAATGTTGTTAACTTCACTACTGTGATCCATGGATTTTCTAGGCAGGGTGATTTGGAATCAGCACTCTCTTTGTTGGATGACTTGTATCTCAGTAACAGGCATCCAGACGTTGTAACATATACTGTTGTTGTCAATGCTTTGGGAAAGAAAGGTAGGCTGAAAGAATCCACAGCGCTTGTGGAGAAAATGCTTAATAGAGGAATTGTCCCTACACTTGTTACATATAGGACAGTGATACATGGATACTGTGAGAAGGGTGCAGTGGAAGAATTACTCATTCTACTGGATAAGATGTTATTAAGACAAGAGCTTAAGACTGTATACAATCAGGTCATCGAGAAGCTATGTGCATTAGGTAAACTTGATGAAGCTTACAGTCTCCTCACCAAGGTACTGAGAACTGCCTCACAGAGAGATGCTCAGACATGCCACATTCTGATGGAGAGTTTTCTTAACAGAGGCCTCGCGATTCAGTCATACAATGTGGCGTGCCGAATGTTTCGGAGAAATTTGATTCCTGATATTAAATTATGTCAAAAAGTAGATAATCAGCTGACCTTAGAGAAACAAGAAACAGCTGCTGGAAAGCTTATTGTTAAGTTTGTAGAAAGAGGTCTTCTGAAACAAGAAACGTAAGCTGTTGATTTCTGACATGTTGGTGTATCCTCTGTTTGTTGGCAAGATGTTATAGATTTGATTGGATTTTCAGAATCCGATGCATTACATGCTGGAAGGTTATTCATTTTTCTTCTGGATGCGATGCAATACGTAATTTCACCTACCTCAAACTGACAGATTCGTAGTTTTGTGTTCAGGTAGTAACGTTTCATGCTTCATGCTTCATGCTCACAGCCCTGCACTTTTCAACAACTTATTCACACCCAGCCAATAGACTGGTAGGTATGGCACCTGAAGGTTAGTTAGCTGCCAGCAAAGGGCTACTGAACAGTACACGTTTTAGTGCATATATCAGCATCACAAAGGTGTGGTACATAAAGAACTAAGCTGAGGGAAGCACTTACGGAGAGGAGACAATGGAGGGAGATGGTGACGCGAGGGCACCATTGCTGGACTTCGTCGATGACCGGTCGGGCGCATCGGAGGAGCTGCTGCGGCGGGAGCCGGTGCCGTTCGATGTGCTCTCACGACTGGCATTGTGGGAGGCTGGCAACCTTTGGCGCATCTCATGGGCGTCCATCCTCATCACTCTCTTCAGCTTCACTTTGAGCCTCGTCACACAGATGTTCGTTGGCCACCTTGGTGAGCTCGAGCTCGCTGGCGCCTCCATCACCAACATTGGCATCCAGGGTCTAGCCTACGGCATCATGGTAACAAGCTGCACACGTTCTTGCACTATTTATTGTATCCTTTGCATTGCTTAGAAATAGCGTCTTGTTGCTTTTATGCCATGCAGCTTGGCATGGCGAGCGCAGTGCAGACAGTGTGTGGCCAGGCCTATGGGGCTAGGAGGTACAGGGCCATGGGGGTCGTTTGCCAGAGGGCGCTCGTACTCCAGTTCTTGACAGCCGTCGTCATTGCCTTCCTCTACTGGTATGCCGGTCCATTCCTGCTGCTCATTGGGCAGGCTGCGGATGTGGCCGCGGCGGGGCAGCTGTATGCTCGCGGGCTGATACCGCAGCTGCTCGCCTTCGCGATCTTCTGCCCCATGCAGAGGTTCCTGCAGGCTCAGAACATCGTCAACCCTGTGGCATACATGACACTGGCCGTGCTTGTCTTCCACATCCTGATCTCGTGGATCGTCGTGTTTGTGCTTAGTTTTGGCCTTCTCGGTGCGGCTCTGACACTGAGCTTCTCTTGGTGGGTGCTCGTGGCGTTGACATGGGCGTACATCATCTGGAGCCCGGCTTGTAAGGAGACATGGACCGGCCTGTCCATGCTTGCTTTCAGAGGCCTCTGGGGATACGCCAAGCTCGCCTTCGCGTCTGCTGTTATGCTAGCGTGAGTACATTATGAGCCAGCCATTGTTATTAACTATTTAGTAGGTCCTGTTGATTTAATTATGTCTTGTTTCATTGTGTTCTTGTCAGATTGGAGGTCTGGTATGTGCAAGGATTTGTGCTTCTGACTGGCTTCCTCCCCAACTCAGAGATTGCTCTTGATTCACTCTCTATCTGGTAGGCCAGCCTGTTATAGAGGCATCGTGATTGCAACATGTGATATCTGAAAATATCTTCATGTTCTTACATAACTTGCATCTCTATCTCTTCGACTTGTTTCAGCATCAATTACTGGAACTGGGACTTCCAAATCATGCTTGGTTTGAGCTATGCAGCCAGGTCAGTACAAATGATCGAATGGCAATATGAAAATGTGAATCAATCATAAATTTCCTCTCCTGATCAAACTTTTATATTAACTTATATTACACAGTATTCGTGTCGGCAATGAGCTTGGCGCTGGCCATCCAAAAGTTGCAATTTTGTCGGTCCTCGTGGTAGTCGTGGCGAGCATCGCCTTCAGCATTCTCGCCACGATTGCAGTCATGGTCCTCAGGTACCCGTTGAGCACTTTGTACACAAGTAGCACGACGGTGATTGAGGCCGTCATCAGTCTGATGCCACTGCTGGCCATCAGCATCTTCTTGAACGGAATCCAGCCAATCCTCTCAGGTTACATCTGGCACTGGACCGAGATCATAGGTGCCTAGTTTGCATTGAACCAGAGGAACTAAAATCTGTTCTATGATTTCCGCAGGAGTCGCTGTCGGGAGTGGATGGCAAGTCATAGTTGCATATGTCAACGTTACAGCTTACTATGTGATTGGGCTGCCGATTGGATGTGTCCTAGGGTTCAAAACAAGCCTCGAGGCAGCTGTAGGTTGATTTCATCTTCAGTTAACCTCTATTTTGATCATTTCTCCAGACGTCTGATGATCAGTTGCCTCTGTTTGTGATAATTCAGGGGATCTGGTGGGGCTTGATCATCGGCGTCGCTGTGCAGACGGTGGCTCTGATTGTCATCACAGCCAGGACTAACTGGGACAACGAggtgagccccccccccccccc encodes:
- the LOC124655496 gene encoding protein DETOXIFICATION 41-like isoform X2, whose product is MEGDGDARAPLLDFVDDRSGASEELLRREPVPFDVLSRLALWEAGNLWRISWASILITLFSFTLSLVTQMFVGHLGELELAGASITNIGIQGLAYGIMLGMASAVQTVCGQAYGARRYRAMGVVCQRALVLQFLTAVVIAFLYWYAGPFLLLIGQAADVAAAGQLYARGLIPQLLAFAIFCPMQRFLQAQNIVNPVAYMTLAVLVFHILISWIVVFVLSFGLLGAALTLSFSWWVLVALTWAYIIWSPACKETWTGLSMLAFRGLWGYAKLAFASAVMLALEVWYVQGFVLLTGFLPNSEIALDSLSICINYWNWDFQIMLGLSYAASIRVGNELGAGHPKVAILSVLVVVVASIAFSILATIAVMVLRYPLSTLYTSSTTVIEAVISLMPLLAISIFLNGIQPILSGVAVGSGWQVIVAYVNVTAYYVIGLPIGCVLGFKTSLEAAGIWWGLIIGVAVQTVALIVITARTNWDNEVEKAIQRLRRTATDEGGMVVAVDDV
- the LOC124655496 gene encoding protein DETOXIFICATION 41-like isoform X1, giving the protein MEGDGDARAPLLDFVDDRSGASEELLRREPVPFDVLSRLALWEAGNLWRISWASILITLFSFTLSLVTQMFVGHLGELELAGASITNIGIQGLAYGIMLGMASAVQTVCGQAYGARRYRAMGVVCQRALVLQFLTAVVIAFLYWYAGPFLLLIGQAADVAAAGQLYARGLIPQLLAFAIFCPMQRFLQAQNIVNPVAYMTLAVLVFHILISWIVVFVLSFGLLGAALTLSFSWWVLVALTWAYIIWSPACKETWTGLSMLAFRGLWGYAKLAFASAVMLALEVWYVQGFVLLTGFLPNSEIALDSLSICINYWNWDFQIMLGLSYAASIRVGNELGAGHPKVAILSVLVVVVASIAFSILATIAVMVLRYPLSTLYTSSTTVIEAVISLMPLLAISIFLNGIQPILSGVAVGSGWQVIVAYVNVTAYYVIGLPIGCVLGFKTSLEAATSDDQLPLFVIIQGIWWGLIIGVAVQTVALIVITARTNWDNEVEKAIQRLRRTATDEGGMVVAVDDV
- the LOC124655584 gene encoding pentatricopeptide repeat-containing protein At5g41170, mitochondrial-like, translated to MTGRITKYPSLLLLLQPRRLCTTAASSSSAAAAAGEHDLASAAKELPLDDDLAEESRSRLVRDTCKLLELRGSWTPKLEAQLRHLLRVLSPPQVRAVLRARAQGDARAAFEFFRWADRQWRYRHAPEVFDEMLSLLSRTRLHDPARRVMRLMIRRRVRHGPRQFAHLMLSYSRAGKLRSAMRVLQLMQKDGCAPDISICNVAVNVLVVAGRVDKALEFADRMRRVEVEPDVVTYNCLIKGLCSARRVVEATEMIGAMLQNGCPPDKITYYTVMGFLCKEKRVAEVRGLLDKMRNDAGLFPDQVTYNMLIHVLAKHGHADEALEFLRDSEGKRFRVDEVGYSAVVHSFCLNGRMAEAKEIVGEMISKGCHPDVVTYSAVVDGFCRIGEIDQARKMMKHMYKNGCKPNIVTHTALLNGLCKAGKTSEAWELLNNSGEEWWTPSDITYSVVMHGFRREGKLKESCDVVAQMLQKGFFPTTVEINLLIHALCKEGKSAEAKDFMEQCQSKGCTINVVNFTTVIHGFSRQGDLESALSLLDDLYLSNRHPDVVTYTVVVNALGKKGRLKESTALVEKMLNRGIVPTLVTYRTVIHGYCEKGAVEELLILLDKMLLRQELKTVYNQVIEKLCALGKLDEAYSLLTKVLRTASQRDAQTCHILMESFLNRGLAIQSYNVACRMFRRNLIPDIKLCQKVDNQLTLEKQETAAGKLIVKFVERGLLKQET